In Patescibacteria group bacterium, the genomic window TCCTATTTCGGCAGTTTCGCCGATCTGTATCAAGGCGAGGCGACCTTGGCAGTATTATTCCTCAGCCGCATCATGCGGAAGCCATCAGTGAAGCCTACTGATGACATACAGGAAGCACAGTGGTTTCCTGTGCACGCGCCTCCTCAACGGTTAGCTTTTACGAATAACAGGATTGCGGTGCGCATATTACGCAATGTCGTATGACGAGCCAGCGCATATTATCAGTTACAGAATTCAACCGCATCGTTTCAGACTATCTGGAACAGGGGTTGGGGGCCGTGACGGTGCAGGGAGAGGTGACGGGGTTCAGGGTCGCGCGGGAGCGGCTGGTGTATTTCGAGCTGAAGGATGAACGCGCGCGGTGTTTGTGCTTCTCATTGACGCATGAGATGGCCCAGCCTCTCGAGGACGGGATGGAGGTGAAAGTGACGGGGGTGCCGAAAATATTCCAATCAACCGGGGGATTCCACTTGCGCGTGCAGGCGGTGGAATTGGTGGGGGAAGGCGCGCTGCAAAAAGCCTTTTTAATGCTCAAGAAAAAACTTGAGGGAGAGGGGTTGTTTGAAGAGCGATGGAAAGTCTCCCCCCCGCGGTTTCCTGAACGCATCGGCATCATCACCTCTCCCACCGCCGCGGCGTATACTGACATTCTGCGGAGGCTCAATGAGCGCTGGGGAGGATTGACCATTACCCTCGCGCCCGTGGCCGTGCAAGGAGCGAGCGCCGTGGGCGAGATTGTAGGCGCGGTCAAATATTTAAACGAAAGCCATCCGGTCGACATCATTATCCTCACCCGTGGCGGGGGGTCGATGGAAGATTTGCAGGCATTCAACAGCGAGCCGGTCGCCCGCGCGGTGTTTGCCTCGAAGATTCCCGTTATTTGCGGGGTGGGACATGAGCGCGATGTGACGCTTGCGGATTTTGTTGCAGACGTGCGCGCGTCAACTCCCACGAATGCCGCGGAGCTGGTGGTGCCTCATCGAAGGGAGATTATACAAGATCTTGCCAATAAAGAAGCGACGCTTGTCGAGGCACTTGAACGCGAACTGCATGAGCGCGCGCACCAGATTTCACGCATGCTTACGAGCGCTTGGCACGCGATTGAATTCCACATGCAGGAGGTGAAAGGGTTATGCGCACGGTTCCAGCTCTCTTTAAGCCATATTGCGCATATCCAGCTGCGTTTT contains:
- the xseA gene encoding exodeoxyribonuclease VII large subunit gives rise to the protein MTSQRILSVTEFNRIVSDYLEQGLGAVTVQGEVTGFRVARERLVYFELKDERARCLCFSLTHEMAQPLEDGMEVKVTGVPKIFQSTGGFHLRVQAVELVGEGALQKAFLMLKKKLEGEGLFEERWKVSPPRFPERIGIITSPTAAAYTDILRRLNERWGGLTITLAPVAVQGASAVGEIVGAVKYLNESHPVDIIILTRGGGSMEDLQAFNSEPVARAVFASKIPVICGVGHERDVTLADFVADVRASTPTNAAELVVPHRREIIQDLANKEATLVEALERELHERAHQISRMLTSAWHAIEFHMQEVKGLCARFQLSLSHIAHIQLRFEERVAQLSRRLHALSPQETLKRGYSITRVKGAIMREATGIMEGDIMETQLSKGTVSSRVGQVNS